A portion of the Oreochromis niloticus isolate F11D_XX linkage group LG10, O_niloticus_UMD_NMBU, whole genome shotgun sequence genome contains these proteins:
- the LOC100699142 gene encoding thioredoxin domain-containing protein 15, producing the protein MRGILNKLQLRFVLLFLLHHADVFRFSSGQEYDDSLELILSEDTLSDLENSPKFVESGDLDSLPKRQFKTAEIADAVMGTETPIDPSDIESLFPKNVKDFQSGFSPPCDDSSAQCSSPAPAENGASQEEDAESSQQLTLDIVRAEVTTVEEHNTTETAKTYKVNCDKRNITGMENFTVQVLNASQDLMEFLNANSTECSVVLFFTAWCQFSANLAPHFNALPRVFPSMHFLALDASQHSSLSTRFGTVAVPNILLFQGAKPMARFNHTDRTLDTLTSFLVNQTGFEAGPDRNVTDADRLGPLPSVPVKSIDWLLVFSILFITSFTLYAILRTDSIRWLIPGQEHEHQD; encoded by the exons atgaGGGGGATTTTAAATAAGCTTCAATTACGgtttgtcttattgtttttgCTGCATCATGCGGATGTTTTCAGGTTTTCGTCTGGTCAAG AGTATGACGACTCACTGGAGCTCATTTTGTCAGAGGACACTTTGTCCGACTTGGAGAACAGCCCCAAGTTTGTAGAGTCCGGAGACCTGGACTCTCTGCCGAAGAGGCAGTTCAAGACGGCTGAGATCGCAGATGCTGTGATGGGCACTGAAACTCCCATCGATCCATCTGACATCGAGTCTCTCTTCCCCAAAAATGTGAAAGACTTTCAGTCAGGCTTCTCCCCGCCCTGTGATGACAGCAGTGCCCAGTGTAGTTCACCGGCTCCAGCTGAGAATGGCGCATCACAGGAGGAGGATGCTGAATCATCACAGCAG CTCACGCTTGACATTGTGCGTGCGGAGGTCACAACGGTTGAGGAGCACAACACCACGGAGACCGCCAAGACTTACAAAGTCAACTGTGATAAACGGAACATCACAGGAATGGAGAACTTCACTGTGCAGGTCCTCAATGCCTCACAG GATCTAATGGAGTTCCTCAATGCTAACAGCACAGAGTGCTCTGTGGTGCTGTTCTTCACCGCCTGGTGCCAGTTCTCAGCCAACCTGGCACCTCACTTCAACGCCCTTCCCCGGGTTTTTCCCAGCATGCACTTCTTGGCACTGGATGCCTCACAGCACAGCAG CCTCTCCACGAGGTTTGGGACAGTGGCAGTGCCCAACATCCTGCTGTTCCAGGGGGCAAAACCGATGGCTCGCTTCAACCACACTGACAGAACGCTGGATACACTCACATCTTTCCTTGTTAACCAGACAG GTTTTGAAGCCGGCCCTGATAGAAATGTGACAGACGCAGACCGCCTCGGCCCCCTCCCTAGCGTTCCCGTGAAGAGCATCGACTGGCTGCTGGTCTTCTCCATCCTCTTCATCACAAGCTTCACCCTGTACGCCATCCTGCGGACCGACAGCATACGCTGGCTCATACCCGGACAAGAGCATGAGCATCAGGACTGA
- the LOC100690313 gene encoding E3 ubiquitin/ISG15 ligase TRIM25-like: MAQQVIQLDQEKLSCSICLDLLKDPVTIPCGHNYCMDCIKNYWDENETHSCPQCRETFIPRPVLVKNTMFADLVEDLKKAGLPAASSDHAFTGPGDVACDFCSGRKRKASKSCLMCMASYCEQHLQPHYNVAPLKKHKLIEATSKLQDNICTHHDEVMKIFCHTDQQCICYRCLMDEHKDHVTVLASAERADKQKNLEGNRHKIKYRIQNRERDVNVLKKELEAISLSADKALMESEGMFKDLISLIEKKTSEVKQKIRSKQKTEQTRVKELQEKLEQEISELRRKDTELEQLSQTEDHIHFLNNFSSLSHLNKYTDLPSTNGHTLQYFQGVTTAVLQARNKMKDLLSDEWTKILVAVNKADVLLPQEEPTTRGEFLKYSCGITVGPETKTKPFSLYGHQSYGNNPENSHVQSNEVLNGPCYWEVKLTGIATVGVAKKYDSYSGSSDKRGLGSDYESWALKYSHGSYQFRHGNISTSLSGPKSSTVGVYLDRRAGILSFYSITETMNLPHRVQTTFTKPLYAGFWLPDSSSNSLELCELKETSDTES; this comes from the coding sequence ATGGCGCAGCAAGTGATTCAGCTGGATCAAGAAAAACTGAGCTGTTCCATCTGTCTGGATCTCTTGAAGGATCCAGTCACTATTCCCTGTGGGCACAACTACTGCATGGACTGTATCAAAAACTACTGGGATGAGAATGAAACACACAGCTGCCCCCAGTGCAGAGAAACTTTCATACCAAGACCTGTCCTGGTGAAAAACACCATGTTTGCTGATTTAGTGGAGGACCTAAAGAAAGCAGGACTTCCAGCTGCTTCGTCTGATCATGCCTTTACTGGACCTGGAGATGTGGCCTGTGATTTCTGTTCTGGGAGGAAGCGGAAAGCCTCCAAGTCCTGCCTGATGTGTATGGCCTCTTACTGTGAACAGCACCTTCAGCCTCACTACAACGTAGctccattaaagaaacacaagctcATCGAAGCCACTTCAAAACTTCAGGACAACATCTGCACTCAccatgatgaggtgatgaagatcTTCTGTCACACTGATCAGCAGTGTATCTGTTATCGCTGCTTAATGGATGAACACAAAGACCACGTCACAGTGTTAGCTTCAGCAGAAAGAGCTGACAAGCAGAAAAATCTAGAAGGGAATCGACACAAGATCAAGTACAGAATccaaaacagagagagggatgTGAACGTGCTTAAGAAGGAACTGGAGGCCATCAGTCTTTCTGCTGATAAAGCTTTGATGGAAAGTGAGGGGATGTTCAAAGACTTGATCAGTCTGATTGAGAAAAAAACCTCTGAGGTGAAGCAGAAGATCAGATCCAAGCAGAAAACTGAACAGACtcgagtcaaagagcttcaggAGAAGCTAGAGCAGGAGATCAGTGAGTTGAGGAGGAAAGACACTGaactggagcagctctcacaaACAGAGGATCATATCCATTTTCTTAATAATTTTTCCTCACTGTCACATTTGAATAAATATACAGATTTACCGAGCACCAACGGCCACACTCTCCAATACTTTCAAGGTGTGACCACGGCTGTATTACAGGCCAGAAATAAAATGAAGGATCTTCTGAGTGATGAATGGACAAAAATTTTAGTTGCAGTGAATAAAGCAGATGTGCTACTGCCTCAAGAAGAACCCACAACTAGAGGGGAatttttgaaatattcttgtgGCATCACTGTTGGTCCAGAGACGAAAACAAAGCCTTTCTCACTGTATGGACATCAGTCATATGGAAATAACCCTGAAAACTCGCATGTCCAGAGTAATGAGGTTCTGAATGGACCTTGCTACTGGGAGGTAAAGTTGACTGGTATAGCAACAGTAGGTGTTGCAAAGAAGTATGACTCCTATAGTGGGTCAAGTGATAAACGTGGATTGGGATCAGATTATGAGTCTTGGGCATTAAAATATTCACATGGCAGTTATCAATTCAGACATGGAAACATTTCAACTTCCCTCTCAGGCCCTAAGTCTTCCACAGTGGGAGTATATTTGGATCGCAGGGCAGGTATTCTGTCTTTTTACAGCATCACTGAGACCATGAATCTCccccacagagtccagaccaccTTCACTAAGCCTCTCTATGCTGGATTTTGGCTTCCAGATAGTTCTTCAAACTCTCTTGAATTGTGTGAGTTGAAGGAGACAAGTGATACTGAATCATGA